A stretch of Arachis hypogaea cultivar Tifrunner chromosome 15, arahy.Tifrunner.gnm2.J5K5, whole genome shotgun sequence DNA encodes these proteins:
- the LOC112748686 gene encoding cyclin-dependent kinase inhibitor 7, whose translation MEIAQVGVRTRAQAALAMGATTSPPTPPKRRKINKARSSNEERKLSTASSSAIVKLGRRRRSAASVVDAVLPEAATEERCSSPNSGEFLVSCCCSNGSVGDDEERIELSDLEVESAQVETSTCNCGDETERREMNHGGRDNSQELESVETDSRRRPSSTVQNMPTELELEEFFAAAEKDIQKRFQEKYNYDIGNDVPLEGRYEWVELKP comes from the exons ATGGAGATTGCTCAGGTCGGTGTGAGGACAAGGGCTCAAGCTGCGTTAGCCATGGGAGCTACCACGTCACCTCCAACACCACCTAAGAGAAGGAAGATAAACAAAGCCAGGAGCAGTAATGAAGAGCGAAAATTATCAACGGCGTCGTCTTCAGCAATCGTTAAGCTCGGGAGAAGGAGGAGAAGCGCTGCTTCCGTCGTTGATGCGGTTCTGCCGGAGGCGGCGACGGAGGAAAGGTGCTCTAGCCCTAACTCCGGTGAATTCCTGGTGTCTTGTTGTTGCAGCAATGGATCTGTTGGGGATGACGAGGAGAGGATCGAGTTGTCAGATCTGGAG GTGGAGAGCGCGCAAGTTGAAACATCTACGTGCAATTGTGGAGACGAAACTGAAAG GAGAGAGATGAACCATGGAGGGCGAGACAATTCACAAGAGCTGGAGTCAGTGGAAACCGATTCTCGCCGTCGTCCTTCGTCAACGGTGCAAAACATGCCAACGGAGTTGGAGCTCGAAGAATTCTTCGCCGCAGCTGAGAAAGACATCCAGAAAAGGTTTCAAGAAAA GTATAACTATGATATTGGGAATGACGTGCCGTTGGAAGGACGATACGAGTGGGTTGAATTGAAGCCATAG